From one Lolium rigidum isolate FL_2022 chromosome 4, APGP_CSIRO_Lrig_0.1, whole genome shotgun sequence genomic stretch:
- the LOC124705755 gene encoding pathogenesis-related protein STH-21-like has product MVAGCVITEDCALAVSADRMWKVSCSGDALVKTSTGIFDSVDVEGDGGPGSITTLTLSAAAAAAPGAGGNMVRSRVLVRDDATLVRRNEVLVGSKVSGNLKSQVTEVKFEPAREGACVAKFKVEYERLDGGGALSAEEQAELIGGYIALMKIVETYLVANPAEYA; this is encoded by the coding sequence ATGGTGGCTGGCTGCGTGATCACCGAGGATTGTGCCCTGGCGGTGTCCGCAGACCGGATGTGGAAGGTGTCCTGCTCCGGTGATGCCTTGGTTAAGACCAGCACGGGCATCTTCGACTCCGTGGACGTGGAGGGCGACGGCGGCCCCGGCAGCATCACCACCCTGACGCTCAGtgcagcggcagcagcggcgccaGGTGCGGGCGGCAACATGGTCAGGAGCCGCGTGTTGGTCCGTGACGACGCGACACTGGTGCGAAGGAATGAGGTGCTGGTGGGCAGCAAGGTGAGCGGCAACCTCAAGTCGCAGGTGACCGAGGTAAAGTTCGAGCCAGCCAGGGAAGGCGCATGCGTGGCCAAGTTCAAGGTGGAGTATGAGAGGCTCGACGGCGGCGGGGCGCTGAGCGCAGAGGAACAGGCGGAGCTCATCGGGGGCTACATCGCCCTGATGAAGATAGTCGAGACCTACCTCGTTGCCAACCCTGCCGAATACGCCTGA